A region from the Alnus glutinosa chromosome 5, dhAlnGlut1.1, whole genome shotgun sequence genome encodes:
- the LOC133869078 gene encoding receptor-like protein 34, whose translation MASQDVANVPNITTDQSALLALKASISYNPHNVLTNNWSTGTSVCNWIGITCGFRHHRVTALNLSYMGLLGTIPPHIGNLSFLVSLSIKNNNFHGSVPNELAHLFRLRHLSFKFNDFGGEIPSWMGLLSKLKFLSLAGKSFTSGIAPSLCNISSLEIISFGYNKLSGSISIFKCKRLKYLYLAYNYFTESVPSEIGNLIMLTELYFHNNNFKVSFK comes from the exons ATGGCAAGCCAAGATGTTGCAAATGTTCCTAACATTACCACCGATCAATCAGCTCTTCTTGCCTTAAAAGCTAGTATTTCTTATAATCCTCATAATGTTTTGACAAACAACTGGTCTACTGGCACCTCTGTTTGTAATTGGATTGGTATCACTTGTGGTTTTCGCCATCATCGAGTCACAGCCTTGAACCTTTCTTACATGGGTCTCCTAGGCACCATTCCTCCACACATAGGGAACCTTTCATTTCTTGTTAGCCTGAGTATAAAAAACAACAACTTTCATGGATCTGTGCCCAATGAGTTGGCACATCTTTTTCGGTTGCGTCACTTATCTTTTAAGTTCAACGACTTCGGTGGAGAAATCCCATCATGGATGGGGCTGTTATCCAAACTTAAATTTTTGTCTCTTGCTGGTAAAAGTTTTACAAGCGGAATTGCACCATCTCTATGTAACATATCTTCATTGGAGATAATAAGTTTTGGATATAACAAACTTTCGGGCTCCATTTCTATTTTCAAGTGCAAACGAttgaaatatttatatttagcTTATAACTATTTCACTGAAAGCGTACCTTCAGAAATTGGAAACTTAATCATGCTCACAGAGTTATACTTTCACAACAACAACTTTAAAG TATCTTTCAAAtga